A DNA window from Brenneria izadpanahii contains the following coding sequences:
- a CDS encoding fimbrial biogenesis chaperone → MKKLVIIIQLVIMILAFSAARCFAASNILVWPIYQVIESDENASALWLENKGSAPVGMQIRIMAWKQVDFKDRYAEQQDVIATPPFTSLDPGKRHMIRLMRTTPAPANTERAYRIIIDEIAEPYRDQQTPKMGLQFQMRYLLPLFIDGEGIWTQERPGKKRAIDGPIRPDLYWSIVSVAGKPYLSLRNNGRVHARLSNVYWSTTPDGASNKITMTSGFLGYVLPGQEMRWPLPAGAAVPGSSQQLFTNLSDIAEPVLIKRK, encoded by the coding sequence ATGAAGAAATTAGTCATTATTATTCAATTAGTTATTATGATATTAGCGTTCAGCGCCGCGCGTTGTTTCGCCGCCAGCAATATTCTCGTCTGGCCGATTTATCAGGTTATCGAGTCCGATGAAAACGCCTCCGCCCTGTGGCTGGAAAACAAGGGCAGCGCGCCCGTGGGAATGCAAATCCGGATTATGGCCTGGAAGCAGGTGGATTTTAAAGATCGCTATGCCGAACAGCAGGACGTCATCGCCACGCCGCCCTTCACCTCGCTCGATCCCGGCAAGCGCCATATGATTCGGCTGATGCGCACCACCCCGGCGCCGGCCAATACCGAACGCGCTTATCGCATCATTATTGACGAGATCGCCGAACCCTATCGCGATCAGCAAACGCCGAAAATGGGATTGCAGTTTCAAATGCGCTATCTACTGCCGTTATTTATTGACGGCGAAGGCATATGGACGCAGGAGCGTCCCGGTAAAAAACGCGCCATTGATGGTCCGATTCGGCCAGATTTGTACTGGAGTATCGTGTCGGTTGCGGGGAAACCCTATCTTTCCCTGCGTAATAACGGACGGGTTCACGCCCGGCTCAGTAATGTGTACTGGTCGACGACGCCGGACGGCGCCAGCAATAAAATCACCATGACCAGCGGTTTTCTGGGCTATGTCTTGCCCGGACAGGAAATGCGCTGGCCGCTGCCGGCGGGCGCCGCGGTGCCGGGAAGCTCCCAGCAGCTTTTTACCAATTTATCCGATATTGCCGAACCGGTTCTGATTAAACGTAAATAA
- a CDS encoding Csu type fimbrial protein yields MNAKKTLLPPLVALFTLGGASVAHSETVTGNIGVTLTITTACAVDSGTSSGSTWGTIDFGTHDSLATNIDGQVTSTSGNGLTVTCSTGTPATVRIGTGANDNSSLRTLASSGGTYNIPYRLYTDANMTTEIPLNDADGIALTATGSAQSIPVHARILPSDQTILAPSAGTYTDTVAATVEW; encoded by the coding sequence ATGAATGCAAAGAAAACGCTCTTACCTCCCCTGGTGGCGTTATTTACGCTGGGCGGCGCTTCAGTCGCGCATAGCGAAACGGTCACTGGCAACATCGGAGTGACGTTAACCATTACCACCGCGTGTGCGGTGGACAGCGGCACCAGTAGCGGCAGCACATGGGGCACCATCGATTTCGGTACGCACGATAGTCTGGCCACCAATATTGACGGTCAGGTGACCAGCACCTCCGGCAACGGATTAACGGTAACCTGTTCAACCGGCACGCCCGCAACCGTGCGCATCGGTACGGGGGCAAACGACAACAGCTCGCTACGAACCCTGGCATCAAGCGGGGGCACCTACAATATTCCTTATCGTTTATATACCGACGCCAATATGACCACGGAAATACCGCTGAACGACGCCGACGGCATCGCCCTCACCGCCACCGGGAGCGCGCAATCCATTCCCGTTCATGCCCGTATTCTGCCTTCGGATCAAACTATCCTGGCGCCGAGCGCCGGCACCTATACCGATACGGTTGCCGCCACCGTTGAATGGTAG
- a CDS encoding Csu type fimbrial protein, protein MSCRPMLFIALLPLAAAPAGALTVSSTFTVGAEIQKGCAFGNNVGSSISDLGNIDFGTQSAAVANVDVASSAGNGSIVVTCTPGITVSIELDYGLHGGNSSRRYVMNTTGTSSLPYQLYRDASRTQVWGTGDLAMSISSFPAATQTYTVYARYFGAAPLPPAGEYTDSVTVSVTY, encoded by the coding sequence ATGTCATGCCGACCAATGCTGTTCATCGCCTTGCTGCCGCTGGCCGCCGCTCCAGCCGGGGCATTGACCGTGAGCAGCACCTTTACCGTAGGCGCGGAAATTCAGAAAGGATGCGCGTTCGGCAATAACGTCGGCAGCAGCATATCCGATCTGGGAAACATCGATTTCGGTACGCAAAGCGCCGCCGTGGCCAATGTTGACGTGGCCAGTTCGGCGGGAAACGGATCGATTGTCGTGACTTGCACGCCCGGCATAACGGTGTCCATCGAACTGGACTATGGGCTGCACGGCGGAAACAGTTCGCGGCGCTACGTCATGAATACGACGGGAACGAGTTCGCTTCCATACCAGCTCTATCGCGACGCGTCGCGTACGCAGGTATGGGGAACCGGTGATTTGGCGATGAGCATTTCATCTTTTCCCGCCGCCACGCAGACCTACACCGTGTATGCACGATATTTCGGCGCCGCGCCGCTGCCGCCGGCAGGGGAATATACCGATAGCGTAACCGTCAGTGTGACCTATTAA
- the sixA gene encoding phosphohistidine phosphatase SixA encodes MQVLIMRHGDAVPDAASDSQRPLSARGYDESQKMAFWLNTQGMNIDRILVSPYLRAQQTLKAVRDILSLPVEDECLPELTPGGNAKLVSYYLQTLAKEGTESVLIISHLPLVGYLVAELCPAETAPMFATSAIACVNIDEQSGNGVFDWQVSPSQLERKIS; translated from the coding sequence ATGCAAGTTTTGATTATGCGTCATGGTGATGCCGTGCCTGATGCCGCCAGCGATTCGCAGCGGCCCTTGAGTGCGCGCGGTTATGATGAATCGCAGAAGATGGCGTTTTGGCTGAATACCCAGGGAATGAATATCGATCGCATTCTGGTTAGTCCTTACCTGCGCGCGCAGCAAACGTTGAAAGCGGTTAGGGATATTTTGTCATTGCCGGTGGAAGACGAGTGTTTGCCGGAGCTAACGCCCGGCGGCAATGCCAAATTAGTCAGTTATTATCTACAGACGCTGGCAAAGGAAGGGACGGAATCGGTGCTGATTATCTCTCACCTGCCATTGGTCGGCTACCTGGTCGCGGAGTTATGCCCAGCTGAAACGGCCCCCATGTTTGCGACCTCGGCCATTGCCTGCGTAAATATTGATGAGCAATCGGGCAACGGCGTGTTTGACTGGCAGGTCAGCCCGTCTCAGCTAGAACGGAAGATTTCATAA